The Dehalococcoidia bacterium genome segment ACACCTCCAGGCGGGGAAGGCGGAACGCCGCGAGCTGCTCCTGGCTGCGGCGGAGGTGGCTAGCTCTAGCTCAGGATGCGCATCATTTCGTCATCGGTGAAGGCGCGCAGGGTCTCGCTGGAGACGTTGCCGGCCTCGGCAATGCTGAAAAGGCCCTTCATCATCGCCTCCTCGCTCGGCGCTTCGACGACCGTCACGAGGTCATACCGGCCCTGGGTCCAGTAGTGCCCGATGACCTTGAACCCCCGCGACTCGTTCTCCTGCCGGATCTCCTGCGCTCTCTTGACCGTGTCCTTGATGCTTTTGCGTCCGGCGTCCGTGAAGTTGTAGAGGACCACGTAGTGAGGCATGAGAGAAGACTCCTTCCTCCCCCGGGGCCACAATCGTAGCACCGGCGTCAATCGGGTTGTCGGGTCTCAGGGATCGGGAAGGAGAGACTACAACCGGGGCGGGCTGGCGGCGCAGCGCTGGCCGCACAAGGCCGGATGCCCGGCTGCCCGGAAATGCTCCTAGTCTTCCACCGTCACGTGGCCTAGCTTCTCGAGCGCTTTCACCAGGGCCTGGGTTCCCTCGTCCTGGAAGCCCGCGGCGTGGACCGAGGCGAAGAGTTGGCTCACCAGCGCCGTCGCGGGCAGAGGCAAGGCTGCCTCGCGGGCGACCTCCAGGGCCAGGCGCAGGTCTTTCTCCTGGTGCCAGACCTTGAAGCCGGGGCGGAAGTCGCGCGCGATCATTTTCGGCGCCAGGTTCAGGAGCTGCCACGACGAGGCCGCGCCGCCCGATACCGCCTCGAGCATGACTGAGGGGGAGACGCCGGCCTTCTTGGCCAGCACGAGGGCCTCGCAGACGGCCATGTTCGTCACGGACACCAGCACCTGGTTGCACAGCTTCACGGTCTGCCCCGCGCCGATCGGGCCGCAGTAGGTCACCGTGCGCCCCATCGCCTCGAACAGGGGGCGGCAGCGCTCGAAGATCTCGCGTTTGCCGCCAACCATGATCGACAGCGTCGCGTTGATCGCGCCGGTTTCGCCGCCGCTCACCGGCGCG includes the following:
- a CDS encoding GYD domain-containing protein; the protein is MPHYVVLYNFTDAGRKSIKDTVKRAQEIRQENESRGFKVIGHYWTQGRYDLVTVVEAPSEEAMMKGLFSIAEAGNVSSETLRAFTDDEMMRILS
- a CDS encoding NAD(P)-dependent oxidoreductase, translating into MRVGFIGLGIMGRPMAKHLIAAGHQLTVWNRSRAGIEALVTAGAAEGASPADVASRSDVVITMVGDSPDVEEVALGERGIIHGVGEVFDREARIGDRGPRLVHIDMSTISPEVTRRIASEYARAHIEMLDAPVSGGETGAINATLSIMVGGKREIFERCRPLFEAMGRTVTYCGPIGAGQTVKLCNQVLVSVTNMAVCEALVLAKKAGVSPSVMLEAVSGGAASSWQLLNLAPKMIARDFRPGFKVWHQEKDLRLALEVAREAALPLPATALVSQLFASVHAAGFQDEGTQALVKALEKLGHVTVED